The window CTGATGAGTAAGAAGGCGTGGagttaactttaaaaaaaaaaggtctgtttgttttgtcgtGGATGAGAACAGTTAAATAGAGAGAGAGCTATACGTTTtcacacaacaacaaagtaTCCCATGCAATATACAGGGCTATTCAACTATATCAGAGCTAATTCCTTATATACGCATTACTTAAAGTTCAGAGAATTTCAATTACATCTTGCGGctttacatatatattaatgACTTATACTATGATTTATAAACTGTAATGTTACTTTAAACTAATTATACCACAATCAAAATGGAATTCTAACGATCAATTTATTACCTTGAATCTAAACTATGAATCAAGCTTAATTATATGACGTCTTTTCTAAAGCGTGCCTACCTAGCATAGAAGGAAACAAGGGTTAGGAGTGTCGAAGAAGAGGTGCTCCAGTCTGAcagttttactttcttttcagagcacacacacacacacacacacacacactacagagCGCACGCtttctcgttctctctctctctctctctctgtcagtcgCCGCGCGTGCGCAAGCACAAGCACGCAGGCTTGCTCTTTTGACAATCAGTTGGTCCAGTCTGTCTCATGTAAGAGAGAGGTACGTGGTGAGTGTTTCAAGAGCAACAGCTcaccgtcttttttttttttttttttaaattccctcCGGAATCCATCAAGTTTCCGTAGGGATCTTTATCAATCAAGCTAACAATCCCGTGGGTCTGGTTTATCGCTCAGAGGGTCTCGAGCTTTTAAAAGTCTTCTTCTAATCCTTCTTACAATGAGCTACTGTGTGTGCTAAAAGGATGCATCATGATTTTTTTGGAATGATTAGGCCTACAGGATACAAATTTGCGGCTTTATAGTCGACAACATCTGTAAGGAAAAAGCATTCAAAATGGCCAACACTTAGGTCCAAACGGGAAaacaaggagggaaaaaaaaaaaaaaaaaatcatgaaaacaagATTCATACCACGTTGTTTCACTCTTGAGCTGCACTGattgaaacaagaaaaacagtcaTTCCCTGCAGTCACCATTCCAGCGGTGGTTGCCATAGCTgcaagtcagtcagtcagtcacacacattcacgcacgTCCGTACCCCGTTGATCGTTGCCATAGCTGCGCtggatagaaaaataaaaaacaaataaaataaaaaagaaaagaaattaagaCCTCCCATTTTTTTCACCGGTGTGAGGTAGAtgaggggggggtgggggggcttcAGGTATCCTTGATTGAGGGGAGATATGAGGGTCGGGGGCTAGCGGTGATAGGTTCACCTCTATGGGCTGTTTTCAGGATTTCCTCCACCTCTGGGTCCGGGGGCCGCGGTGTGTGTGGGGCTCCtcgggggaggaggaggagccctCCAGGGGAGACGAGCCTGagcactcctcctcctccaggggGCAGAGGTAGGGCCCGGTCCCTGGGCTGGAGGCCGAGGTAGACGCATGTTGGTCCTGAGAGCCTGTGGCGGGCGCCAGCGCCTTGTGGGGACACTGTGCCACCATGTGCGTGATGCTCTGGCAGTAGTGGCATTTCTTTGGCTGGGGGGGCAGGCCACACTCCTTGGCATGGTGATCCAGACCTCCACAGTTATAACAGCTGCAAGTGGTGGAGGGGCGAGAGAAGACACGGGATGGTGACAAAACTGTCCAAGagcaacaaaaagcagaaaccTTCACCACTTCATTCCTTAGTTTCATGAATAAAACACCATTTATAGAGAATACTTTGTCACTGGaatttatttgtaataaaaaataaatacatgagtctactttaaaaaaaaaaaaaaaaaaaaaaggtggataTTGTTATACAATATCAGAACTGCAAAGTTGAAATACATGCTCCAGCTTGGATTGGCCACTAGATGGGAGTATGACACATGATACTGCTCTGGATCAAATGTTAGTGGCACTCTGTGGCATGCCGAGCTACACCATGTTATTACACTTGACAAGAAGCACGAGGGTGCTGAGAGAGCGGCGATGAAAACTGTGAAGGGGGCTGAGATTTCAGCCTGTCAAGACGCCATCAGTCATTTTGGCACGGCATCAAATCGAATGGACATATGGGCAATGTCTGCCGCTTTAGACATCAGATGCATTTATTTGAGGCTTAATGTCCTAAACGACTCACTGTTCAGGGTTCAGCGTCTTTTTTATTGCTGGTCTGCCGTTCAGTGCTTAATACCTCTTAAGCAATTCAATCTAGCACACATGACatattcactgttttaacacaTCACCGGGGTTTCACgttgattttgatttaaaggCCAAACAAAAGTCATGTTGTCTTTACGTGGAGGCTGAAAGCAGCAGAAGCTCATCATCACGAAACAGTGATCAAGTCTAAGGATTTTAAGATGCATCTGATTCGACAgccaagaaaaaagaaaaaaagaaaaaaaaaaaaaaaaaaaaggagcacgAACACAGTAAACCAGTATGTCAGCAAGTTGCTACCACGACCTAAGACATCAAATCGTGAAAGTGTGTCTCAGCCTTCACTGCCTCTGAAAATGGGCTGAATTATCTCCAGGGAGCATTTAACGTTCATACAATACTTTACAtccgattaaaaaaaaaaaagtttgaacaaAGAAATATAACGGACTGGTGTTCATGTTTCttataaaaacaagaacataTTTTGAAAGTCTTTTTACTATAATTACAGCTAAGTTGCTgataacaggaaaaaatgaaaaaaaatacagtatattagttAAGTGTTAAACGGCAAGTTTTAAGATGCTAATAGCAAGTGTCCTCACAACCCGGATTCATAGAACTAGAAATAAATTCATGTCATAAAATATACTTTCATTACTgatctttaaattaatttatggtgtttttttaaaagagctaTAACAATAGATCAGggttatttatatattttttatattccaAATCCACAGGTAGcaatataaatgtattaatctATTGTAGATTTAAGGTTATTTTAaggtttctaatatttttttataataaagttTCACGAAAGAAAAAtcataattaaaattaaagtgttATATTATACATCTCAGATTATGCAGTGGCTAAGTATAAAGACAAACCGTTTAATCAGTTCATTTGATTCAAAGGCTTAAAAATGATCtaaatttcaacatttacagaaaacaacacagagtCAGAAATACGACTAAATTCTTCTGAGCGACAAGCGTTGCCAAATCAAGAAGCATTGGCACACAGACTAGTCTTAAtacagaatcagaatcagaaaaaactTTATTAATCTCCTCAGGGAACTTGCTTAACACTATGCACTTTTGCTCTTTAGCACTGCACAATAAGTTGTCATGTCTACAGCTGTTTTATCAATTAAGGTTAACCATTTTGAAAAGACTATCATCTTGGATACTATGTAGTTATGGTGATTTACAAGTCACATGACCAATGAGCAATATTCCATATAAAGAAACTGGAGACCACCTCCGATACCACCCTGACGAAGACAAGACAACTGAAAACCATCACTTTGTCCATCACTTTTAGCGACGTTTAACTGTAACTTGTTGTAGAGACATTTTCTTTGGGAGGCAGAATTTTTGGCAGCAAAATGGTGACAGAGAAGAGTCTGAGCAATCAAGAAAATTCTGCAGCATTTGGAGAACATCCTTCAACAACCAGTTATAATGACCCTGCTTGTttactcatttttgttttccagaaaaATGCACTGCTTTCAGAATCAGCGTCTTCAGTCATTATTTCCACGGCCGCTGATTTTTCTGGAGCGGGTCACGCGAGCATCAAACCCACCGAGACAGCTGGGATCTGAGGAGCCGGACTACACAACAGTTAGTTGCGTAACGGAGTGACCAGCAGGGGTCAGAGCAGGAGCTGCCACAGGAGCCGCTCGCACTGAGCGCGCtcacaaaaagacagatgaCATCACTGAGATCTACCTGCCGTATCTGGATCCAATAGCGCCTTGCTCCCACCTTAGCAGAAGGTAGAGACACTAGACCCAACACTGGATCATTGATCCCAGATATACTGAATTATTCAGCGTTGTAAAACAATCAGGGAGCCTCTCTCTCCCAGGTACTGTTTCCTCCTTTCCGACGAAAGCTTCTCTTTTCATACCTCAAAAAACCGGACGGCACATGGGTTGTTCAACCGTGGCAGCTGTGATGCGGCAACACAGAGAGCGGCGGAGCCGGACTTTCGAATGTAAATGTAGCCTTGTGCTCGTGACCCCTTCCTacaacagatacagtatgtatactCGGCTGTGCCTGGCAGGTTTTCGCTATACATCGGATGAAGGCGTTCTCTGTCCGCAGGAGGACAGGGAACACAGCCGCCCGTGCTCAAACCACCGGGCATTTCCAAGGAGCTCCATATGGCTCGCTCTGACAGATTTTCGCAAAGCACCCTTCAGGATTTAACCGAGGACAAAACAATTGATTGAGCTACTGCCGCATTGAGATGCATATAAGCCCAATCCATCCCTCTGCTAAAGCCGTCTCTAATGTAAAAGCTGgcaaattgatttaaaatagCAGCAATGGCAGGCAAAGTGCCCTATTCAATTCCTTATTATGGTGCTCAATAACCATAGCAACAGGCATGTACTCGGGCAGATTGAATAGATTTAATCTATAATCTCAGCCCACTCAGAAATAGCTCACTGCAGTGAGATGTAGGTATAACATGTCTCCTACCTGCAACTACCAAAGCCCACATACATCCAGGTCTTTTCAGAAGAGGCCCAGACTGCTGAGATGTGCGGACatatatattaattaattaactgagATTCCTGCAGGCACagaccacattaaaaaaaaaaaatcattccttGCTTTCATTTTCGTGCTTGGTGATTTTATCACACTCACCGGTCTCCCTTTGGTTTGCGTTTCTGGAGTGGGACCTTCCCCTTGGGTCTCCTTTCGCTGCCTGCGCAGGGTCCCCCACCAGGTCCGGTTACCCGCAGGGACTCCAGGCCCTTAGAAGACTTCTTATAGGTGAACTCCACCTGCTCACCCTCCTTTAAGCTGCGGAAGCCCTCCATCACCAGTTTGCTCTGTAGGGAGAATAAAAAAAGCTATTATCCATTTAAcagtggcagatttttttttttttttttttttccccaaatgatGATTTGTACAATACAGAAGAGTGTGTATTTAAGTCAGAGGCTAAAATATGGCATAAGTTAGTGCTCGTGTTACTTGAAATTGCTctaatttcaatatttaaacataaagtTTCACCTGTATTTGTGGGGGTGATTGACGATAATAAtgatctatatctatatatatctatatatatctatatatatctatctctatatatatctatctctatctatctctatatatatctatatctatctatctatatatatatatatatatataatctatataATACGATTTCTGATGGAGTACATACGTATGTATGATTTGTAAAATTTTGTAAGAATACAATTCAGTGTAAGACAGCAGTAAGAATATCTAAGTCAATTAAATTATCTTAGACATCCACATGTTCTTGAATAGTGGCGAATCATTTGGGAACCAATTAAAGGCAATTCAAATATCTCCaacatataatttttaaaaggctttaaATATAAAGCGGTATTGCGATGTGCTTTACCTTGACTGGTTCTTATGGGTATTTTTATTAACCTTGAATGATATACTAAACTGACAAAGACTGTACCCTGCACATACGAATGGTCTAGGCGAGAGAACGAGAGCCTCCGTAGAAGCAGAAAGGTAATTTTATAATGAAAAGACTCAATTTAAAGCTCAGCATTAATGGTATGTATGTCCACACCCATCGGTGTGATTTTAACGCAAGTGTTGAGTGAACAGTTGCCAGAGATATTGTCGGGTCCGTGAGCGAACAAACTGTGGTCCAATCAACACTTTGCATCCTCCAAATAACTGCCACAGAGGAACTGAGCCTTATTAGCACTTGCAAGTTtattgtggggggggggactgcTGCTTGCAGCAAACATATAGTAGCTCACAATGAACACATCATTTTCAACATGGTGGATCGACCGTATGTGGTTTCCACCAACTGTCACGACAATGTGTGCACAGAGGGACTTGCTACACTGGCGTTTATCTAGTTTTCGCAGAGACACCACTTCCTATTCTTTCTGCGGGGGAGAAAAGACAAGAGTGTCACATTCTTGCAAATCATCTTCTCTCAGCACATCCACCATCCATCTTATCTACATGATCAGAATTATTGATTTAGTTAGTACGTAACCACAGGGCAATGATTTATGTCTCGTTGATCGCACAGAACGGATGGCTGATAGGCGCAGTATCAATGACCTTCATGAATCGCAGGGAGCCCTGCAGATCTCGGCATaggtaaacacacacccacatgggCACGCAGTGTTCAGAGCAAACCTACTACCTACTATACATCGAGTCCTATAAATACCACACAGGCGTTCTGTAAATACCGTGCGTCCTGTAGAGACAGATGTGTAGGAGacaggggaaaagaaaaggaggaaatgatCAGACGGAATCAAATGTGAAACTATAGAAGAAGGAGCTCAGCAGCGTTTGCTCGCCCGTTTCAATGACCGTTTCAACGACTGCAAGTACAGGAGGCTAAAGGTGCTCCATAGCTGGTCTGTTGGTAGATATAAATGAATATGGAAGCGAGAATTTAAAAAGTGGGAATGTATAAAGCAATGAGAAGTGTGCAAGTGAAAAAACGGCGTGTGAATTAATTACAAACTAAGAATAGAGTTGGCACCCACAACACTGTGGTGGATATGATTATCACTATTTACATTGAAATAAAGGTAAGTTTAGGATAAAACAGGGTTAACATAAGAGTGGAAAATTATGTTAGAAGTAGTGGCTATTTTACTGTATGATTCTGAAAAACAAGAGTGTTAAGAATAAGcgtaataaaattattttttaaaccttgtTTCATAAGGAAGCCCCTTATTTTCTAAACCTaatttaattgagaaaaaaaaaaatcaaatgagtAATACAATATactcaaaataaaagaactgtctttgcattttttagtaaaccttttaaaatgcagttgACAGATGGTCTGACTGACAATGTCACAACACTGAGCACGGTTTATTTAACACACTCTCGACTCAAAATTATTCCATACTCTTTTTAAAAGAATTCTAATGATATTTactaaatcaaaaacaaaagacttttCAAAATGCATGAAAAGCTTATCAGGCtagacaaattaaaacttttattaaacctatattaaataaatcagttttaggttattttaaaaaggaatttttcaTGCAATACCATTTACAAACATTCATACAGGTCGACTTAGACCACTTAGATGAGTTAGTTAGTCTTTAATATTAACTTTATACCTAACTTTAACTAAATATCTAAAACTTTTTTGTATGACAGATACTCTTAAtacataaaaactatttttttttaaatggaaaattataCGGTTATTACAGTTTCTTCGCATCCTCATCTCAACTAAAATTTTGCTGCTAAAAATGTTTCTTAGGGCTTGTGATATACAGAATTCAAtgacagaattttaaaatcctcaaccctccaaaacacaaatacagacatgaaCATGTATTTGCCTTATTTcgattcattttaaatgtgtgtaattggattttttaaaatatatttattttttagaatatAAACATCTGTCTTAAGTAAATACGAATGAAAAGGAGCTATGAATTGTGTCAAATTCAAAAGGCACTCCAACGATATCACACAGAATCAAAGCAATCACAAGGAACAAATTGTGCTTCAATTTAGAGAAACTGAAACACAgataataaattttaaaaaactgttttttccccacaaaaacGTTTACACAGAACAACTGTGCCGTCTGCCTTAATATCAAACTTATTTGAAGCTATTCTTCCTCCTCATTTACACACTTTTACATTTCCacaatttaaaagaaaggaaaatcgCCAGTGTTGAAACATTCGATACAGGTAGTTCACCACAAATTCAATCATTCGTTTCTCTCTCAGAATGATTTTCCTTTCTCTCGCTGCTTTTGGCGAGGGTTACAGCCAAGGCCACTTTGCTTCTCATCAATTGCTGATGGACGACTCATAAATTTCGTGCATTCAGGTATTGGATTTGGCCTTGAAGGAAGGACGAGGATGAGGGaatgaaagagacaaaacagatgTAAGAACAGAAGGGACGATGAGGTGAGTCACAAACTGAGCTTATAAGGGTCGATCTCAAGTGCCTGTGctgcaaaaacaatgaattcCAAGAATTCGACGatcaataatttattaataCATCAACCAAAACTGCCAGGACAAGCCTACATGCGTGCTTGGCTTTCTATTTGTTATGAACGACAAACAAAGGAGCCTCAAGCTGTTTCAACATTCAAATTGAACCGCCAATTGATTTTATGAATTCCATCATTAGACCATGCCAGTGACTGAGAGGCATTCCTGCAGCGTAAATTGGtaaagagcaaataaaaaaaaattgcacccATCCCCCCCCAGAAAAACCCACCGTATTCTGAATAATGAAGAATAATTATCAACTGGTAGACTGTGTGGCGCATGAgcccttcctcttcctctcctgtctccagTCCACAGGCAGCTTGTCTCTCCAGGTCAAAGTTGAGTGGTTTGTCTCAGCACCCTACCCCCTCTCCAACCCCCTCAATGCCCACAATGCACCAGTGAGGAAACCACACAACCTCTTTTGTTCTGCAGAAAtgcaggaaaacacagacacacacacacacacacacacacacacacacagatctccCCCATATAGGACATGGTATCACACTCATGCCTTCATGTCAAAGAGTTTAATTTCTGAAGCATGGGTTTACCAAAGCTCAGTCTCCGCAATTATGTAATAAAAGGCAGCATGGGgctttacgtgtgtgtgtctgtgtgtgtgtgtgcgtgcttgtaTGAGCGGGTGTATGcatgtgtcaatgtgtgtgaacaaaaaaaaaaaaaaaaaaacacttcacaaatCAGAACCCGCAACCCGAGCCCCCTCCTCTCAAGTGACCTGGCGGGTGTCCTGACCCGTTTCAGTTTACGCACAGAGGTCA is drawn from Xiphias gladius isolate SHS-SW01 ecotype Sanya breed wild chromosome 4, ASM1685928v1, whole genome shotgun sequence and contains these coding sequences:
- the lin28b gene encoding protein lin-28 homolog B, coding for MAEGGPGKGGGEDPAKSAEQEDRIRPQILSGLGFCKWFNVRMGFGFISMTSSEGSPVDPPLDVFVHQSKLVMEGFRSLKEGEQVEFTYKKSSKGLESLRVTGPGGGPCAGSERRPKGKVPLQKRKPKGDRCYNCGGLDHHAKECGLPPQPKKCHYCQSITHMVAQCPHKALAPATGSQDQHASTSASSPGTGPYLCPLEEEECSGSSPLEGSSSSPEEPHTHRGPRTQRWRKS